Proteins encoded in a region of the Diospyros lotus cultivar Yz01 chromosome 9, ASM1463336v1, whole genome shotgun sequence genome:
- the LOC127810203 gene encoding uncharacterized protein LOC127810203 isoform X1 yields MDETKFKELRHADVYCVDVAFVSSSSSSTSALFGQQSTENQNYSINFELPVAFDDEKAVEKGNVSSLIEELPELSELPEQESTGKLGKYNLRKSLDWDTAFFTNAGLLEPGELSCMIKGVNNGGKHFSPGIAEDIHRSNDSISTLESESLTMGSLEADLFENIRASIQKSSKAYHMAISGKTAPREKKTQVFCSPHVPSAVCDVPLCHLYVNYPSTSKKTVMVKSEPAAKNQGAGMQGPEKLIKQRVGYSLGIQPVQRNGGLNSFLRNRKASKEISKSSPISSAPLERPSLGNDKARSASVYGRVHLASDSCPSRAATKPAVSSKSPSPSSSTTKKEPLKSSSSSARSGSRSPANICASSVKSTRRKFGTAKIANLTSDGLILKTRGSSTISSNVSPVSSISEWSSESSSSASRNSFDTGSPCRSQDNDIPPPDCCNQSNGHVSDEHNKATLPHGETIKAVSGQLGGHSQPAMAKPSGLRKPSARIGFFDWDSPTLVC; encoded by the exons CCAGTggcttttgatgatgaaaaagcAGTGGAGAAAGGCAACGTCAGTTCACTGATTGAAGAATTACCTGAACTTTCTGAGTTGCCAGAACAGGAAAGCACAGGAAAACTTGGAAAGTATAATTTGCGCAAAAGTTTAGATTGGGATACAGCATTCTTCACTAATGCAG GTCTTCTAGAACCTGGGGAATTGTCTTGCATGATCAAAGGAGTAAACAATGGTGGAAAACATTTTTCACCTGGAATTGCAGAGGATATACATAGATCTAATGATTCAATCTCTACATTAGAAAGTGAGAGTTTGACAATGGGAAGTCTGGAAGCTGATCTGTTTGAGAACATCAGAGCTTCAATTCAGAAATCCAGTAAAGCATATCACATGGCAATTTCTGGTAAAACTGCACCCAGAGAGAAAAAAACCCAAGTTTTCTGTT CACCACATGTTCCCAGTGCTGTATGTGATGTGCCTCTTTGCCATCTTTACGTCAACTACCCCTCTACTTCTAAGAAAACAGTAATG GTGAAGTCAGAACCCGCTGCCAAGAACCAAGGGGCTGGAATGCAAGGACCAGAGAAACTGATAAAACAGAGAGTTGGTTATTCACTGGGCATACAG CCTGTTCAAAGAAATGGAGGCTTGAATTCATTCCTCAGGAACAGGAAAGCTTCAAAGGAAATTAGCAAGTCTTCTCCTATTTCGTCAGCACCGCTTGAGAGGCCTTCTTTGGGCAATGATAAAGCAAGAAGTGCCTCTG TTTATGGTAGAGTGCATCTTGCATCAGATAGTTGTCCAAGTAGGGCTGCGACTAAGCCTGCAGTATCTTCGAAATCCCCCTCTCCAAGTTCTTCAACAACAAAGAAAGAGCCATTGAAGTCTTCTTCATCGTCTGCTCGTTCTGGCAGTCGTTCACCTGCCAATATTTGTGCATCTTCTGTGAAATCCACTAGAAGGAAGTTTGGAACCGCCAAGATTGCCAATCTGACTTCTGATGGTTTGATCCTCAAAACACGAGGGTCCAGTACTATCTCTAGTAATGTGTCTCCTGTTAGTTCTATTAGTGAATGGTCCTCAGAATCATCTTCATCAGCTTCAAGGAATAGCTTTGATACTGGTTCTCCTTGTAGATCCCAAGATAATGATATCCCTCCTCCGGATTGTTGCAATCAATCCAATGGTCATGTCTCAGATGAACATAATAAGGCAACTCTACCGCATGGTGAAACTATAAAAGCAGTTTCAGGGCAGCTTGGTGGACATTCTCAACCGGCTATGGCAAAACCCTCAGGTCTGCGAAAGCCATCGGCAAGGATTGGATTTTTCGATTGGGACAGTCCTACTCTCGTTTGTTGA
- the LOC127810203 gene encoding uncharacterized protein LOC127810203 isoform X2, giving the protein MDETKFKELRHADVYCVDVAFVSSSSSSTSALFGQQSTENQNYSINFELPVAFDDEKAVEKGNVSSLIEELPELSELPEQESTGKLGKYNLRKSLDWDTAFFTNAGLLEPGELSCMIKGVNNGGKHFSPGIAEDIHRSNDSISTLESESLTMGSLEADLFENIRASIQKSSKAYHMAISEMPPSKLTRPSCSIAPHVPSAVCDVPLCHLYVNYPSTSKKTVMVKSEPAAKNQGAGMQGPEKLIKQRVGYSLGIQPVQRNGGLNSFLRNRKASKEISKSSPISSAPLERPSLGNDKARSASVYGRVHLASDSCPSRAATKPAVSSKSPSPSSSTTKKEPLKSSSSSARSGSRSPANICASSVKSTRRKFGTAKIANLTSDGLILKTRGSSTISSNVSPVSSISEWSSESSSSASRNSFDTGSPCRSQDNDIPPPDCCNQSNGHVSDEHNKATLPHGETIKAVSGQLGGHSQPAMAKPSGLRKPSARIGFFDWDSPTLVC; this is encoded by the exons CCAGTggcttttgatgatgaaaaagcAGTGGAGAAAGGCAACGTCAGTTCACTGATTGAAGAATTACCTGAACTTTCTGAGTTGCCAGAACAGGAAAGCACAGGAAAACTTGGAAAGTATAATTTGCGCAAAAGTTTAGATTGGGATACAGCATTCTTCACTAATGCAG GTCTTCTAGAACCTGGGGAATTGTCTTGCATGATCAAAGGAGTAAACAATGGTGGAAAACATTTTTCACCTGGAATTGCAGAGGATATACATAGATCTAATGATTCAATCTCTACATTAGAAAGTGAGAGTTTGACAATGGGAAGTCTGGAAGCTGATCTGTTTGAGAACATCAGAGCTTCAATTCAGAAATCCAGTAAAGCATATCACATGGCAATTTCTG AGATGCCACCATCAAAATTGACACGGCCATCTTGTTCTATAGCACCACATGTTCCCAGTGCTGTATGTGATGTGCCTCTTTGCCATCTTTACGTCAACTACCCCTCTACTTCTAAGAAAACAGTAATG GTGAAGTCAGAACCCGCTGCCAAGAACCAAGGGGCTGGAATGCAAGGACCAGAGAAACTGATAAAACAGAGAGTTGGTTATTCACTGGGCATACAG CCTGTTCAAAGAAATGGAGGCTTGAATTCATTCCTCAGGAACAGGAAAGCTTCAAAGGAAATTAGCAAGTCTTCTCCTATTTCGTCAGCACCGCTTGAGAGGCCTTCTTTGGGCAATGATAAAGCAAGAAGTGCCTCTG TTTATGGTAGAGTGCATCTTGCATCAGATAGTTGTCCAAGTAGGGCTGCGACTAAGCCTGCAGTATCTTCGAAATCCCCCTCTCCAAGTTCTTCAACAACAAAGAAAGAGCCATTGAAGTCTTCTTCATCGTCTGCTCGTTCTGGCAGTCGTTCACCTGCCAATATTTGTGCATCTTCTGTGAAATCCACTAGAAGGAAGTTTGGAACCGCCAAGATTGCCAATCTGACTTCTGATGGTTTGATCCTCAAAACACGAGGGTCCAGTACTATCTCTAGTAATGTGTCTCCTGTTAGTTCTATTAGTGAATGGTCCTCAGAATCATCTTCATCAGCTTCAAGGAATAGCTTTGATACTGGTTCTCCTTGTAGATCCCAAGATAATGATATCCCTCCTCCGGATTGTTGCAATCAATCCAATGGTCATGTCTCAGATGAACATAATAAGGCAACTCTACCGCATGGTGAAACTATAAAAGCAGTTTCAGGGCAGCTTGGTGGACATTCTCAACCGGCTATGGCAAAACCCTCAGGTCTGCGAAAGCCATCGGCAAGGATTGGATTTTTCGATTGGGACAGTCCTACTCTCGTTTGTTGA
- the LOC127809383 gene encoding uncharacterized protein LOC127809383 — protein sequence MDARRGRGRGRPSARGRGHLVPTPEVQATGAGEQRQPGPPDMQETLAGILRAVDVLAASQLRQERRHDDRTATAQASHSGTSGAGDGSGATVLRDFMALRPPEFSGGADATVAEDWLLAVEKHLRSIDCAEAHRVRLGTFLLRGDAERWWETTRQRYGDGGPSWAQFVEAFNETYVPAWIREQKVFEFIELQ from the coding sequence atggacgcacgacgtgggcgaggtcgtggtagaccgtCGGCACGAGGTAGAGGACACCTTGTCCCTACTCCGGAGGTTCAGGCTACAGGTGCGGGAGAGCAGAGACAGCCAGGGCCACCAGATATGCAGGAGACATTAGCGGGTATTTTACGAGCTGTAGATGTACTGGCAGCATCTCAGTTGCGACAGGAGCGCAGACATGATGAtaggaccgctacggcccaGGCGTCGCATTCAGGTACGTCGGGAGCAGGGGACGGTTCAGGTGCTACAGTGCTTAGAGATTTTATGGCCTTGCgaccaccagagtttagtggaggcgctGATGCGACGGTGGCTGAGGATTGGTTACTAGCGGTGGAGAAGCATTTGAGATCCATAGACTGTGCAGAGGCCCACAGAGTTCGGCTGGGGACTTTCTTGTTACGAGGTGACGCCGAGcggtggtgggagaccaccagacagaGATATGGCGATGGAGGTCCGTCATGGGCACAGTTCGTTGAGGCGTTCAATGAGACCTATGTACCAGCTTGGatcagagagcagaaggtgtttGAGTTCATTGAGTTACAATAG